The Marinobacter subterrani genome has a segment encoding these proteins:
- the wrbA gene encoding NAD(P)H:quinone oxidoreductase, translating to MAKVLVLYYSMYGHIETMAQAIAEGAKGVDGAEVTIKRVPETMSDQAFLGAGGKADQEAPVATPQELPEYDAIIFGTPTRFGNMSGQMRTFLDQTGGLWAGGKLHGKLGSVFTSTATGGGQEHTISSFWTTLAHHGMVLVPLGYGIPEFFDISELNGGTPYGASTIAGGDGSRQPSEKELTIARFQGKHVAELAVKLNG from the coding sequence ATGGCAAAAGTACTGGTTCTTTACTACTCGATGTACGGTCATATTGAGACGATGGCGCAAGCCATTGCGGAAGGCGCGAAAGGGGTGGACGGTGCCGAGGTAACCATCAAGCGGGTGCCGGAAACCATGTCGGATCAGGCGTTCCTCGGTGCCGGCGGCAAGGCAGACCAGGAGGCTCCCGTGGCAACCCCGCAAGAGTTGCCGGAATACGATGCCATCATCTTCGGCACGCCGACCCGGTTCGGCAACATGTCGGGCCAGATGCGCACCTTCCTGGACCAGACCGGTGGCCTGTGGGCGGGAGGCAAGCTGCACGGAAAGCTGGGCAGCGTGTTCACCTCCACCGCTACCGGTGGTGGTCAGGAGCATACCATCAGCTCGTTCTGGACGACGCTGGCGCACCACGGCATGGTACTGGTGCCTCTGGGTTATGGTATTCCGGAATTTTTCGACATTTCCGAACTCAATGGCGGAACACCCTACGGTGCGTCGACCATTGCCGGTGGTGACGGCTCCCGGCAACCGAGCGAGAAAGAACTGACGATTGCCCGTTTCCAGGGCAAGCATGTGGCAGAGCTGGCGGTGAAACTGAACGGCTAG
- the trhA gene encoding PAQR family membrane homeostasis protein TrhA, translating to MTTAPSPANNIHHRIEEWLNSATHGLGALLSLIGTIALIIGASQLGDVWKIVSFSIFGASLILLYLASALYHGARRPELKRAFKTLDHCAIFLLIAGTYTPFLLVNMRGSVGWTLFAVIWSLAIAGIVLKVIFRNRFKLARVGIYVAMGWLITVAASDLAASLNDTALYLTIAGGVLYTAGVAFYLADRIPYMHAVWHLFVIGGSACHFSAVYFGVLPYTV from the coding sequence ATGACAACAGCCCCCTCCCCTGCCAACAACATTCATCATCGCATCGAGGAATGGCTGAACAGCGCCACCCATGGTCTGGGCGCCCTGCTCAGCCTGATCGGAACCATCGCCCTGATCATTGGCGCCAGCCAGCTCGGTGACGTCTGGAAGATTGTCAGCTTCAGCATCTTTGGCGCTTCCCTCATTCTGCTGTACCTGGCCTCGGCCCTCTATCATGGTGCCCGGCGGCCGGAGCTGAAAAGGGCCTTCAAAACCCTGGACCACTGCGCCATCTTCCTGCTGATTGCGGGTACCTATACACCGTTTCTTCTGGTGAACATGCGCGGCAGCGTAGGCTGGACACTGTTTGCGGTCATCTGGTCGCTGGCGATCGCCGGTATTGTCCTGAAGGTTATTTTCAGGAACCGTTTCAAGCTTGCCCGTGTTGGTATCTATGTCGCCATGGGCTGGCTGATCACCGTCGCCGCCTCCGACCTGGCTGCCAGCCTGAATGACACGGCGCTGTACCTCACCATCGCCGGGGGCGTTCTTTACACCGCCGGCGTCGCCTTCTATCTGGCAGACCGCATTCCCTACATGCATGCCGTCTGGCACCTGTTCGTGATTGGCGGCAGTGCCTGCCACTTCAGTGCAGTCTATTTCGGCGTTCTGCCCTACACGGTCTGA
- a CDS encoding Yip1 family protein, with amino-acid sequence MNITQLARLPFSGNGAWSELRRLDLSIPFLAWVVVVPLSFLPPVLLYYAGTHYGDGFVQGFGEKEWRFITTILFLAELLTFFVMGWLIHAVMNSQQLTMSYRDAYLLAAIAPLPLWLSSLALLVPALAVSVVAVFAGLFLSCALVYQGVRSLCGRTDNDVEVMSATYTVMAASLLAWGVLMAMVWGF; translated from the coding sequence ATGAATATTACACAGCTTGCCCGTCTGCCCTTTTCCGGTAATGGCGCCTGGTCGGAGTTGCGGCGTCTGGATCTTTCCATTCCGTTCCTGGCCTGGGTTGTTGTGGTTCCTTTGTCGTTTCTGCCGCCGGTGCTGCTTTACTACGCAGGCACCCATTATGGCGATGGCTTCGTTCAGGGCTTTGGTGAGAAGGAATGGCGGTTTATCACCACCATCCTGTTTCTGGCCGAATTGCTCACGTTTTTCGTGATGGGCTGGCTGATCCACGCGGTGATGAACAGCCAGCAACTCACGATGAGTTACCGGGATGCCTATCTGCTCGCGGCGATTGCGCCGCTGCCGCTCTGGCTGTCGTCACTGGCGTTGCTGGTGCCGGCGCTGGCGGTGAGTGTGGTGGCGGTGTTTGCGGGGTTGTTCCTGTCCTGTGCCCTGGTGTACCAGGGCGTTCGCTCCCTTTGTGGGCGGACGGACAATGACGTGGAGGTCATGTCAGCCACCTACACCGTTATGGCCGCGTCCCTGCTCGCCTGGGGTGTACTGATGGCGATGGTGTGGGGGTTCTGA
- a CDS encoding NnrS family protein encodes MTSDNPGKPRKNLHAFWLFFPAASVLAALAVPLSVYAVLSGSGWPPGLLGSGHGHELIFGFALALIAGYTLGPQPRRVLTSLFVLWLLARLSWLLAPESLAAQILSPAYALLLARHAVPRFQAAKKWRNRLAGPLILVLCLLSVVFWLARGPLAGSIPAAPDARRVMTAAIIGLLLLMTFIGGRLIAPAVAGTLEKRGIGLEARVQPRIEGALLIMLPLALALTFVPFAAPAAGLLLMLSAVLIGVRAIRWKLWHCRNRPDLLVLALGYLWLAAGAGAIGFNLLQGSNPIPSLHLVTVGALGTLSTSVMLRLAWQRARRTTPPAWQVLGTAIAMAVAALARYGAGITPFAEPGLLWLSALSWSGTYALVALQLAGLFRQSLNRRK; translated from the coding sequence ATGACTTCGGACAACCCGGGCAAGCCCCGCAAAAACCTTCATGCATTCTGGTTGTTCTTTCCCGCCGCCTCGGTTCTGGCCGCACTGGCGGTGCCGCTGTCGGTTTACGCCGTCCTCTCTGGCTCTGGCTGGCCTCCGGGGCTTCTGGGTTCCGGCCATGGCCATGAACTGATTTTCGGATTTGCCCTGGCACTGATTGCCGGCTACACCCTGGGGCCCCAACCACGCCGGGTGCTCACCTCGCTGTTCGTGTTATGGCTTCTCGCCCGGCTCAGCTGGTTGCTGGCTCCCGAGAGCCTGGCCGCACAAATCCTCAGCCCGGCGTATGCCCTGTTGCTCGCCCGCCACGCCGTTCCCCGATTTCAGGCCGCCAAGAAGTGGCGCAACCGGCTTGCCGGCCCGCTGATACTGGTGCTGTGTCTGCTGTCGGTGGTGTTCTGGCTGGCCAGGGGGCCCCTTGCCGGGTCTATTCCGGCCGCACCCGACGCCCGCCGGGTGATGACCGCTGCCATCATTGGCCTGTTGCTGCTGATGACGTTTATCGGGGGCAGGCTCATAGCGCCGGCGGTGGCAGGCACCCTGGAAAAGCGGGGCATTGGCCTGGAGGCACGGGTACAACCGAGGATTGAAGGCGCATTGCTGATCATGCTTCCGCTGGCCCTGGCTCTCACCTTTGTACCATTCGCGGCGCCGGCCGCCGGGCTGTTGTTGATGCTCTCGGCCGTCCTGATCGGGGTTCGGGCCATCCGCTGGAAGCTCTGGCATTGCCGCAACCGGCCTGATCTGCTGGTTCTCGCCCTCGGTTACCTCTGGCTGGCGGCGGGCGCCGGCGCCATCGGGTTCAACCTGCTACAGGGTTCCAATCCAATACCCTCGCTGCATCTGGTCACCGTGGGCGCCCTGGGCACACTGTCCACCAGTGTCATGCTCAGGCTGGCCTGGCAGCGTGCCAGGCGAACGACACCCCCTGCCTGGCAGGTGCTAGGTACGGCTATCGCCATGGCTGTTGCAGCCCTGGCCCGGTACGGGGCGGGCATAACGCCTTTTGCAGAACCCGGCCTGCTCTGGTTGTCGGCGCTTAGCTGGTCCGGCACCTACGCGCTGGTTGCCCTGCAGCTGGCTGGGCTGTTCCGGCAAAGCCTGAATCGCCGGAAATGA
- a CDS encoding MFS transporter, with protein sequence MAKTNADIEHWDVENEEFWEQEGKRIASRNLWISIPSLLMGFAVWLMWGMITTQMKNLGFPFSIEQLFTLSAIAGLSGATLRIPASFMIKIAGGRNTVFLTTALLMIPAAGTGIALMTPGTPFIVFQALALLSGIGGGNFACSMSNISTFYPKSKQGYGLGMNAGLGNFGVTTMQVVIPLVMTVGIFGGLAGDPMQLQSPSGTLIGRIEAGTDTWIQNAGFIWLVFLIPLAFAGWFGMNNLKVVTPEPGNPMSAFGKILGLYGVGILTSIAGVWALSVLNMWLALPLTIILTVVLLRLIPGKIQPNIKKQFEIFSNKHTWSMTVLYILTFGSFIGFSAALPLSISVIFGNMMDVAADGTMTRVVNPDAPSALTWAWMGPFVGALIRPVGGWISDKVGGSIVTQIISVVMVGASVATGYVMMLAYNSTDPNAYFAPFLILFIIMFAASGIGNGSTFRSIGFIFNQQQKGPVLGWTSAVAAYGAFIAPRVMGQQIQAGTPEVAMYGFAVFYALCLVVNWWFYLRKNAYIKNP encoded by the coding sequence ATGGCCAAAACCAACGCAGACATCGAACACTGGGATGTCGAAAACGAAGAATTCTGGGAGCAGGAAGGCAAGCGCATCGCCTCCCGCAACCTGTGGATTTCCATACCCAGCCTGCTGATGGGCTTTGCCGTCTGGCTGATGTGGGGAATGATCACCACCCAGATGAAGAATCTGGGCTTCCCCTTCAGCATTGAGCAGCTTTTCACCCTCTCTGCGATCGCCGGCCTGTCCGGCGCCACCTTGCGGATCCCCGCCTCATTCATGATCAAGATTGCCGGCGGGCGCAACACCGTGTTCCTGACCACAGCCCTGCTGATGATTCCTGCTGCCGGCACCGGCATCGCCCTGATGACCCCGGGTACGCCTTTTATCGTGTTCCAGGCTCTGGCACTGCTCTCGGGGATCGGTGGCGGCAACTTCGCCTGCTCCATGAGCAACATCAGCACCTTCTACCCGAAAAGCAAACAGGGCTATGGCCTGGGTATGAACGCCGGGCTGGGTAACTTCGGCGTGACCACCATGCAGGTGGTGATTCCGCTGGTGATGACGGTGGGTATCTTCGGCGGCCTGGCCGGCGACCCGATGCAACTGCAAAGCCCCAGCGGCACGCTGATCGGCCGGATTGAGGCGGGCACCGACACCTGGATCCAGAACGCCGGCTTTATCTGGCTGGTGTTCCTGATCCCGCTGGCATTTGCCGGCTGGTTCGGCATGAACAACCTTAAGGTGGTTACGCCGGAGCCCGGCAACCCGATGTCGGCCTTTGGCAAGATTCTCGGGCTCTATGGCGTTGGCATACTGACCTCCATCGCCGGTGTCTGGGCCCTGAGCGTGCTGAACATGTGGCTGGCCCTGCCCCTGACCATCATCCTGACGGTGGTACTGCTGCGCCTGATCCCGGGCAAGATCCAGCCCAACATCAAGAAGCAGTTCGAGATTTTCAGCAACAAGCACACCTGGTCGATGACCGTGCTCTACATCCTGACCTTCGGCTCCTTCATCGGTTTCTCGGCAGCCCTGCCGCTGTCTATCAGCGTAATCTTCGGAAACATGATGGACGTTGCTGCCGACGGCACCATGACCCGGGTGGTGAACCCTGATGCCCCGAGCGCACTCACCTGGGCCTGGATGGGCCCCTTCGTGGGCGCCCTGATTCGCCCGGTCGGCGGCTGGATTTCCGACAAGGTCGGCGGCTCCATCGTTACCCAGATCATCTCGGTTGTGATGGTTGGCGCCTCGGTGGCTACCGGCTATGTGATGATGCTGGCGTACAACTCCACCGATCCGAATGCCTACTTTGCGCCCTTCCTGATCCTGTTCATCATCATGTTTGCGGCCAGCGGCATCGGCAACGGCTCCACCTTCCGGAGCATCGGCTTCATCTTCAACCAACAGCAGAAAGGCCCGGTTCTGGGCTGGACCTCCGCGGTTGCCGCCTACGGTGCATTCATCGCCCCCAGGGTGATGGGCCAGCAAATCCAGGCCGGGACTCCGGAAGTGGCGATGTACGGGTTTGCGGTGTTCTATGCGCTCTGCCTGGTGGTTAACTGGTGGTTCTATCTGCGCAAGAATGCGTATATCAAGAATCCCTGA
- a CDS encoding DUF2157 domain-containing protein, whose product MMRVSRKEGQLIQRAIDQWQADGMLSAAQARELNNSVQVHVLDWRRVARYALWVSIACTLVAITAALADEWLMTLLERVFSASPWVKCAAFTVIAAVLYNTGLRRKRRLPGRKFTNEAIFFFGVVATAAAIGFLGEAMSTGSDHFSLLLLLAAILYGLLGLWFPSTLVWVFSLLSLGSWFGAETGYLSGWGAYYLGMNLPLRFVFFGLLLLTVGSWLFTRWRDHRAFLGPTKAIGLLYLFVALWIMSIFGNYGDIENWERAGHLELLHWSVLFGLAAVASIYHGLRYDDGMTRGFGLTFLFINLYTRFFEYFWDETHKALFFGILAVSFWYLGSRAEKIWQLEAFSHLGADSEKPDRSGK is encoded by the coding sequence ATGATGAGAGTGTCACGCAAGGAAGGCCAACTGATCCAGAGAGCAATTGATCAATGGCAAGCGGATGGAATGTTGTCGGCTGCTCAGGCTCGGGAGCTGAACAATTCCGTTCAGGTCCATGTGCTCGACTGGAGGCGGGTTGCCCGATATGCCCTTTGGGTTTCCATCGCCTGCACACTTGTTGCAATCACGGCGGCCCTTGCTGACGAATGGCTGATGACGCTTTTAGAGCGGGTCTTTTCGGCATCACCCTGGGTCAAGTGCGCAGCTTTTACGGTGATAGCTGCGGTGCTCTACAACACAGGGCTGAGGCGGAAAAGGCGGTTACCCGGCCGCAAATTCACCAATGAGGCGATCTTCTTTTTCGGTGTCGTTGCCACGGCGGCCGCTATCGGGTTTCTTGGTGAAGCCATGAGTACCGGGTCAGATCATTTCTCATTGCTATTACTGCTGGCCGCTATTCTGTATGGGCTGCTCGGGCTCTGGTTTCCGTCCACTCTTGTGTGGGTGTTTTCGCTGTTGTCGCTGGGCAGCTGGTTCGGTGCAGAAACCGGGTATCTGTCCGGCTGGGGCGCCTATTACCTGGGCATGAACCTGCCGTTGCGTTTCGTGTTTTTCGGGCTGCTGTTGCTGACTGTCGGCAGTTGGCTGTTTACCCGCTGGCGGGATCACCGCGCGTTTCTGGGCCCAACCAAAGCCATTGGGTTGCTGTATCTGTTTGTCGCGCTATGGATCATGTCGATTTTCGGAAACTACGGCGATATCGAGAACTGGGAGCGTGCCGGCCATCTGGAGTTGCTGCACTGGTCGGTCTTGTTCGGGTTGGCAGCAGTGGCGTCCATCTATCATGGGCTTCGTTACGACGATGGCATGACGCGGGGATTCGGACTCACGTTTCTGTTTATCAACCTGTACACCCGTTTTTTCGAGTATTTCTGGGATGAAACGCACAAGGCGCTCTTCTTCGGCATTCTGGCGGTGAGTTTCTGGTACCTGGGCAGTCGTGCAGAAAAGATCTGGCAGCTTGAAGCCTTTTCGCACCTTGGGGCTGACTCAGAGAAACCTGACCGGTCCGGAAAGTAG
- a CDS encoding MFS transporter, with translation MKVADVFHVKNPEIRALHLTWIAFFITFYVWFNMAPLASSMLKSVDWLTADDLRLFAICNVALTIPARIIVGMALDRFGPRRVFSVLMVLMSIPALVFAFGNTMTQLLVSRLVLSSIGASFVVGIHMTAMWFKPKDIGFAEGFYAGWGNFGSAAAAITLPTIALQMYGGEDGWRWAIAQSAIVMAAYGVYYWFAITDGPEGTVHRKPRKAVALEVSSWGDMIKLILWTIPLVGVLGILVWRIENMGYLSATGAVISYAVIVAIVAYQIIQILRVNVPILKKGVPEDDKYPFNSVAALNSTYFANFGAELAVVSMLPMFFEETWSLSATAAGLIAASFAFVNLVARPMGGLVSDRMGNRRFVMLSYMFGIAVGFGLMGLLNSNWPLIIAVGITVFTSFFVQGAEGATFGIIPSIKRRLTGQISGMAGAYGNVGAVVYLTIFTFVTPTQFFYIIAGGAFISWLLCMMWLKEPESGFSEEYQLSSVDRQIEEEERRRKAAVAT, from the coding sequence ATGAAAGTCGCAGACGTTTTTCACGTCAAGAATCCGGAGATCAGGGCGCTGCACCTGACCTGGATCGCATTCTTTATAACCTTCTACGTGTGGTTCAACATGGCGCCGCTGGCATCGAGCATGCTAAAGAGCGTCGACTGGCTCACCGCCGATGACCTTCGCCTGTTTGCCATCTGCAACGTGGCGCTGACCATTCCGGCCCGGATCATCGTCGGCATGGCCCTGGACCGTTTCGGCCCGCGTCGCGTGTTCTCGGTGCTGATGGTCCTGATGTCCATCCCGGCCCTGGTGTTTGCCTTCGGCAACACCATGACCCAGTTGCTGGTCAGCCGTCTGGTGCTCAGCTCCATTGGTGCCAGCTTTGTGGTGGGCATCCACATGACCGCCATGTGGTTCAAGCCGAAAGACATCGGCTTTGCCGAAGGCTTCTATGCCGGCTGGGGCAATTTCGGCTCTGCCGCTGCGGCGATCACCCTGCCCACCATCGCCCTGCAGATGTATGGCGGTGAGGATGGCTGGCGCTGGGCCATTGCCCAGAGCGCGATCGTGATGGCAGCCTATGGCGTTTACTACTGGTTCGCCATTACCGACGGCCCTGAGGGCACAGTTCATCGCAAGCCGCGCAAGGCGGTGGCGCTGGAAGTCAGCAGTTGGGGTGACATGATCAAACTGATCCTCTGGACCATTCCCCTGGTGGGCGTTCTGGGCATCCTGGTCTGGCGTATCGAGAACATGGGCTATCTGAGTGCCACGGGGGCGGTCATCAGTTACGCGGTGATTGTGGCCATCGTCGCTTACCAGATTATCCAGATCCTGCGGGTGAACGTGCCGATTCTGAAAAAAGGCGTGCCGGAGGATGACAAGTACCCGTTCAACAGCGTGGCAGCGCTCAACAGCACCTACTTTGCCAACTTTGGCGCCGAGCTGGCCGTGGTCTCCATGTTGCCGATGTTTTTCGAGGAAACCTGGAGCCTGAGTGCCACCGCGGCAGGCCTGATTGCTGCGTCCTTCGCCTTCGTGAACCTGGTGGCACGCCCGATGGGCGGCCTGGTTTCAGACCGCATGGGCAATCGCCGGTTCGTTATGCTCAGCTATATGTTCGGCATCGCCGTGGGCTTCGGGCTGATGGGCCTGTTGAACTCCAACTGGCCGTTGATCATTGCCGTGGGCATCACCGTGTTCACTTCGTTCTTCGTGCAGGGTGCCGAGGGTGCTACTTTCGGAATCATCCCTTCCATCAAGCGCCGTCTCACCGGCCAGATCTCTGGCATGGCCGGGGCTTATGGCAACGTGGGCGCGGTGGTTTATCTGACTATCTTCACCTTCGTAACCCCGACCCAGTTCTTCTACATTATCGCTGGCGGCGCGTTTATCAGCTGGCTGCTGTGCATGATGTGGTTGAAAGAGCCGGAAAGCGGGTTCTCCGAGGAATACCAGCTGTCCTCCGTGGATCGGCAGATTGAAGAAGAGGAGCGTCGCCGGAAGGCCGCTGTGGCGACCTGA
- a CDS encoding universal stress protein, which translates to MKIMIAYDGSRNARLALAQTITMFRDLKPVITLVAVAENPRDITSGNEDMFQEEVADLKKHIAEAMEVCEQEQISAENMLLEGDARKMLLFAAEKKIHPDMLVIARHSHEPDGGFIARSLTYFVDELDYMTFGSVSSFLARRIQCPLLILPSR; encoded by the coding sequence ATGAAAATCATGATTGCCTACGACGGCTCGCGGAATGCCAGGCTGGCACTGGCCCAGACCATCACCATGTTCCGCGATCTCAAACCCGTGATTACCCTGGTCGCGGTGGCTGAAAACCCCCGCGACATCACCTCCGGAAATGAGGACATGTTCCAGGAAGAGGTGGCCGATCTGAAAAAGCACATCGCCGAGGCCATGGAAGTATGTGAACAGGAACAGATATCTGCCGAAAACATGCTTCTGGAAGGCGATGCCCGAAAGATGTTGCTGTTCGCGGCCGAGAAAAAGATTCACCCCGACATGCTGGTGATCGCCCGCCACAGCCATGAGCCTGACGGCGGCTTTATTGCCCGCTCTCTGACCTATTTCGTGGACGAACTGGATTACATGACCTTCGGCAGCGTGAGTTCCTTCCTCGCCCGCCGCATCCAGTGCCCGCTGCTTATCCTGCCCAGCCGTTGA
- a CDS encoding MFS transporter, producing the protein MASNPSKPEQYRALGLSTFAFTLCFAVWTIFSIIGIRLSEDLGLSDTQLGLLMATPILTGSISRLFLGIWTDRYGGRWVFGILMLTTAACVYLLTFATTYIMLLVGALGVGLAGGAFIVGVAYTAAWFEPERQGTALGIFGAGNVGAAVTNFGAPFLLVAFGWESTAQIYATVLAIMGVVFLLLAKPDPMAAERAGDKAKTFMEQMEPLRELRVWRFALYYFFVFGAFVALALWLPHFLIGVYGLDIKTAGIIAALYTIPASLFRVLGGWLSDRFGARRVMYWTFGASVVCAFLLSYPPTDYVIHGIDGDIRFTLAMGLPMFVVLIFILGFFMSLGKAAVYKHIPVYYPMHVGAVGGVVGMIGGLGGFILPLTFGVLNDLTGVWQSCFMLMFVIVAAALVWMHYAIRSAERVEWAANEERTDLPELASPQLFYPLNRKKTQDPTAGR; encoded by the coding sequence ATGGCGAGCAACCCGTCAAAGCCAGAGCAATACCGAGCACTTGGCCTATCCACCTTCGCCTTCACCCTGTGCTTTGCCGTGTGGACCATTTTTTCCATCATCGGCATCCGGCTCAGTGAAGATCTGGGGCTTTCGGATACCCAGCTTGGCCTGCTGATGGCAACGCCCATTCTCACCGGCTCCATCAGCCGGCTGTTCCTGGGGATCTGGACAGACCGCTACGGCGGCCGCTGGGTGTTTGGCATCCTGATGCTCACCACCGCCGCCTGCGTGTACCTGCTCACCTTCGCAACCACCTACATCATGCTGCTGGTGGGCGCTCTGGGTGTTGGTCTGGCCGGCGGGGCCTTTATCGTCGGTGTGGCCTACACGGCGGCCTGGTTCGAACCGGAACGCCAGGGAACGGCCCTGGGGATTTTTGGCGCGGGGAATGTGGGCGCGGCAGTGACCAACTTCGGGGCCCCGTTTCTGCTGGTGGCCTTTGGCTGGGAGAGCACGGCACAGATCTATGCCACGGTGCTGGCGATTATGGGGGTGGTTTTTCTGCTGCTGGCCAAGCCAGACCCGATGGCCGCGGAGCGGGCCGGCGACAAGGCCAAGACCTTCATGGAGCAGATGGAGCCTTTGCGCGAGCTGAGGGTCTGGCGCTTTGCCCTGTATTATTTCTTCGTGTTCGGGGCCTTCGTCGCCCTGGCGCTCTGGCTTCCACACTTCCTGATCGGCGTCTACGGCCTGGACATCAAGACCGCAGGCATCATTGCCGCGCTCTACACCATTCCCGCGTCCCTGTTCCGGGTTCTGGGGGGCTGGCTGTCGGACCGCTTCGGCGCCCGCCGGGTGATGTACTGGACTTTCGGCGCCTCGGTGGTGTGTGCCTTCCTGCTAAGCTACCCGCCCACCGATTATGTGATCCATGGCATCGACGGCGATATCCGCTTTACCCTGGCCATGGGCCTGCCGATGTTCGTGGTGCTGATTTTCATTCTGGGCTTCTTCATGTCGCTAGGTAAGGCTGCCGTGTACAAGCACATTCCTGTCTATTACCCGATGCATGTAGGCGCCGTGGGAGGCGTTGTCGGGATGATTGGTGGCCTGGGGGGCTTCATTCTGCCATTGACCTTCGGTGTGCTGAACGACCTCACCGGGGTATGGCAGAGCTGCTTTATGCTGATGTTCGTGATCGTCGCGGCCGCCCTCGTCTGGATGCACTATGCCATCCGGTCCGCTGAGCGGGTTGAGTGGGCGGCCAATGAAGAACGAACCGATCTGCCGGAACTGGCCTCGCCCCAGCTGTTCTATCCGCTCAACCGCAAAAAGACTCAGGATCCAACGGCCGGGCGCTGA
- a CDS encoding YtoQ family protein, with protein sequence MNWTVYLSGEIHTDWREQLQAGVEALGLPVEFTGPVTNHEASDAAGDMLGVPEVQFWRDHQSSKVNGIRTKTLLEQCDLAVIRFGDKYKQWNAAFDAGYCAALGRPYITLHDEDLVHPLKEVDAAAMAWAQTPEQVIEVLRYVTTAR encoded by the coding sequence ATGAATTGGACAGTGTATCTTTCTGGAGAAATCCACACGGATTGGCGCGAACAGCTTCAGGCGGGCGTGGAAGCATTGGGGTTGCCCGTCGAGTTTACGGGCCCCGTGACCAACCACGAAGCGAGTGATGCTGCTGGAGATATGCTGGGCGTACCGGAAGTCCAGTTCTGGCGCGATCATCAGTCGTCGAAGGTCAATGGAATTCGCACCAAGACCCTGTTGGAACAATGCGATCTGGCCGTGATCCGTTTCGGCGATAAATACAAGCAATGGAATGCCGCTTTCGATGCGGGCTACTGTGCGGCGCTGGGCAGGCCCTACATCACATTGCATGATGAAGACCTGGTGCACCCCCTGAAGGAGGTGGATGCCGCCGCCATGGCATGGGCTCAAACGCCGGAGCAGGTGATTGAGGTTCTGAGGTATGTAACCACTGCCCGGTGA